GCGAGATACACCTGCATCGAGCGCTTGCCGTCGACGCTCGGGAACTGCTGCTGGGGCTTGAGGAAGTCAGTCTCGTCGGCGCTGCCGTACCCCTGCTCCGTGCTCAGTTCGACGACGCTCGGGTCCTCGGTGATGAGCATCGCGACCGCGCCGGCTCCCTGCGTCGCCTCGCCGGGGTCGTCGCGGGCGTACAGCGCCGTGTCGGTGGCGATGACCAGCGCCGCGCGGCCGCGGTGCCGCCCGGCCTTGATCCAGTTGTACGCGTCGTCCAGGCTCTGGGTGCCCGAGATGCAGGCGAACTTCCGTTCGCCCTTGTTCGCGTGGTGGAAGTTCCCGTCGTACACCTGCTCCAGACAGCCGGCGACGTACGTCGAAACCGGCTTGGAGTTGTCGAACGCGCTCTCGGTCGCCACGTCGATCCGGCCGATGTCCTCCGGCCCGAGGCCCTTGCGCTCCATCAGCCGGTGGGCCGCGTTGGCCCCCATCGTGACGATGTCCTCGTAGCTGTCCGGGAACGAGCTCGCGTTCAGCCCCAGGCCCTTCGTGTACTTGCCCGGGTCCTCCCCCTTCGCCGGCGCGAAGGTGTTCGGCAGGTCCAGCTTCAGCCGCCCCGTTCGGATCTCGACGGCGTCGATGCCGACTGCAGTCATACCCTAGCGGTTGTCTGGCCGGTATAAGTTATTGTCGACTGTGGTTTCGACGGACGTCGATCACAGTTCTCCGCGAGCCGGACTCACTCAGTCTGTTTTTCCCTAACTTCGATCCGGAGGTTGTCTTTGGCGGAATACGTTATTCTAACGTTCGCGTTGCTACCTATGGCCCCGTTATACTGGTTGAATTCGCCGAGGGAGGCGTCCTCGTAATTAGCTTCGTCGAACACGTCAACTAGTTCGTCATTGTTGATCCTATTCCGGGCATCAGAGGTAAGACGGTACCCTTGGCCGTCGATCGTGACGGATCTGGCGTTCCCCTGAACGTACACGTCGACGTCCACACTGGACCCGTCGTTTCGTTCGACCTCGAACTCCGTATTAATCTGTCCTCCTCCGTTTTTCGCTATCGTAACCGTGTATGGACTGAGTGCGGGATTGATCTGTTCAGTTAACCCGTCGTTGACCGTCACGTCAGTCTGGGTGGAGTTGTACCCGGCGGGGCCTCCATTGAACCGCACCGTGTAGTCGCCTCTCGGCACCCCGAACCCGTACTGTCCGTTCGCGTCGGTGGTCGCCGTCTCCACGACGTTCCCGTCGCCGTCGACCAGTTCGACCGAGACGCCTTGGACGGGATCGTCGCTGTCCGCGTCGGTTACGGTTCCGGCCACCTGCCCGAGGGCGAGAATCTCGACGTTCTGACTGTCGGACTCGTTCTCGCTGGCGACGGTCACCGGGACGCTACTGCCGTTGTCGCCCTTTTGCGTTTCGTAGCTGAGCGTCACCGTCTGGCTGTTGCCGCCGCCGTTGAGGCTGACCTGCGTGCTGTCGACGTCGTTCCGGCCGGCGAAGTCCAGCGACACCGTCTCGGTGCCGGCGGTGTCGCCCGTGTTCACCACCTCTACGGAGACTTCTATCGTCTCGGTCTCCGTGATCGTATCGGAACCGGACGGCGTCTGTACCTCCTGTATTGCGACGGTGAAATACGGGTTGCTCTGTATCGTCAGCCCCTCCGTCCGCGTTCGGCCGTCGGTGCTGAACGTCACGTCGTAATCCCCGGCGTCACCTGCTTCGGTCAGGACCTGCAGGGGAACGGACCTCGTCTCACCCGCCGCCAGCGTCAGCTCCGTGGAGTCGCTCCCGACGCTCCCGACGCTCATTCCGACCGTCCGCGTCCCCTTCCCGCCCTCGTTCTCAATCTCGACCGTCGCCCCGAACAGATCGCCTTCGGTGATGGGCGAACTGAAACTGGCCCCGTTGATCCGGAAGTCCGGCGGTTCCTGCAGGGTCACGGTCCTCGTCGAACTGTCGTTGTCGCTCTCGACCCTGACGCTGTAGTCGCCGGTGCTATCGCTCGTCGTGTCGTAGCGTAGCGTCGTGGTCTTCGTCTCGCCGGCGGCAAGCGTGACGAACTTCTCGGCCTCCCTGGTGCCGTCGTCGTCGAAGTCGAGCCCGATCTTCTGTCTCCCCGGGCCGTCGCCGTCGTTGGTGATCTCGGCGGTGACTTCGAGCGTCTCCCCGACTCCGACCGGGCTGTTGGTACCGTCGATGGCGACGCTGAAGTCGGCTCTCGCCCTCTCCACGGTGACCGCGCTCGCGTCCGAGGAGTTCACGCTCCCGACGCGCACGTCCTTGCTTCCGGCGTCCCCGAGCCCCGTGCTGTACTCCAGCGTGAGCGTGCTGCTCGCGCCGGGGTCCAGCGTCACGGACTCGGAGTCGACGTTCGTGTCGTCCCCGAAGTCCAGCGAGACGGACTGCGTGTCCGCGGTGCCCCCGACGTTCTCGACCTTGACGTCCACCGTGAGCCGGTCGCCCTCGGTGACGGGTTCGTTGGTCCCGGTGATCGTGGTCGCGAAGTACGGACCCGACGCGTCTTCGACCGTCACCTGTCTCGACCAGTCGTCGTTCTCGGTCGTGACGGTGTAGCCGTAGTCGCCGGGCGGTCTGTCGGTGTTATCGGTCCGCAGACGGACTGTCTTCGTCTCACCGGCCGCCAGAGTCACCTCCCCGCGGTCCAGGTCGTTCGCGCCGTCGAACCCGAGCTTGACGGTCTGGGTGTCCCCGGCGTCGCCGGTGTTCGTTATCTCCGCGTCGACCTTGAGCTGTTCGCCCGCCTTGATCGGGTCCTTCTGGGCGTCAAGGCCGGTGACCTCGAAGAACGCTCCGTTCGAGCCCCCGCCGCCGTCGCTCCCGCCGCCACCGCCGCTGCCGGTCTCCACGTTCACGCTGAACGCGACGGTCTCGCGGGGGCTCCCGTCGCCGACCGCCGTTCCGATCTCGGCGGTGACCGTGTCGCTCTCCGTCCCGTCGTCCGGGGCCTCGTAGGTCACCGTCACGCGGCCGTCGCTGTCGGACGCATTGGTGGTCGTCGACGTGCCGGTCCCGGCGAACGTGCCGCCGTCGCTCGCGGACAGCGTTACGTCCTCGCCGCTGACCGGGTTGTTGAACCGATCGCGGACCTCGACGGTGATCGCCTCCGTTCCGTCGGCTTCGACGTTCAGGCTGGTTCCACCGACATCGGTCAGGTACAGGTTGTCCGCCTCCTCAGTCACGCCGTCGCCGACGCCGACCTTCGCCATCCGGAGGTTGTACGTGGTCGACTCCTTGAGTTCGATCGACAGGAGCGCGTAGTTCTCATCCGAAATTGGTTCGTAATACTGGCCGACGATGTTGCCGCCGTTACTACTGTACTCCGATTCGAGCGCGTCGGTCCAGGTTTCGTTGTCGAGCCGCGTCGGGATCGTGATGTTGATCGGGCCGCCGTCACCCTCCACTGCGACCGCGTTGCGCGACGTGCTGACCGGGCGGACCGAGACGGATGCGCTCCCGGCCGACGACTTCGAGAGGCTCCCGTTGAGCGCGACGAGGTTGATCTGGCGGCCGTCGACGATCCGCTGGTCGGAGAGGGAGACGTTCGCGCCGTCGAAGCGGTTGTACAGGACCGACTGCTCGTAGACCGTCGTCGGAGCCGACTGATACTCGCTGTACTGCGGTTCGTACACGATCGCGCCGGTGTTGAACGTCCGCTCGTCCCCGTTCCAGTAGTCGTTCGTCTCGCCGGACGCCGCGGCGTTGTCGACGGCGATGTTGATGCTCGCGTTGGTCGTGTCGACCGTCCGGAGGCTCCCGCTCGGGGCGGGTGGGTTGACGAAGAGCGTGCGCGAAGGGAACCGCGTGCCGAGGTCGACCGTAACCGAGCCGCCGTTGCCGCCGCCCGGAACGGAGACGATCGCGTTCCGGAGCTCCTGCATCTGGCTCTGGACCTCCTGATTGTGGTTGTACTCGACCTGCGCGTTCTGGTCGGGGACGACGGTGGCCTGATACATCGCCATCGAGACGATGATCATGCCGAACAGCAGCGTCGCTCCGACCTGGATCGCCGCTGCTCGCTCGTCGCCCCCGAACTGCATGGACATCCCTAACCGTGGGGGCACCAAAACACTTGTTGCCCGAGACAGGTCAGACCGCTGACTAAACGCCGCCCCGCGAACGCCGTCGCTGTCCGGGCGGTCGCCTGAAAACAGCTAGCGCGTATCGACCCGTGGGATCAGTCCTCGTCCTCTTCGACGACTTCGGGGTCGCTCATCGCGCTCTGAAGGCTATCGAGCCCGTTGACCCACTCCGTGACCAGCCCGTAGTCGACCTCCTCGGCCAGCGAGATATCGAGCTCCTGCCCGTCGATGATCAGCGTGCCGGCCTGTGCGACGTAGCCCAGCGCGGCGTCGACGTTCTCCTCGGCCTCGGCGTCGGCCGCGGCGCGGACGTACTCCTCGACGCTCGCCTCGTCGGCCGGGCCGTCGGCGACGAACTCCTCGGCGGCGTAAAACACGCAGACGAGGCTTGTCTGGACGCCGTCGATCAGCATCAGTTTCTCCTCGTCCTCGAACTCGACCTCGCTCAGGACGATGTCGCGGATGTCGGCGATCTCCTCCAGCGCCTCCTCCTGGTCCAGCTGGCCCTCGTCGTAGGCCGAGACGACCTTCGCCACGGCGATGGCGGCGTCGTCCTGCAGGTTCAGGAGCAGGCGCGCCGAGTCCTCGTCCTCGGGATCGATATCCTCGTCCCTGATGCGGTCGACCCAGTTGTTCCAGCGGTCCTCGGAGTAGAACTCCTGCGGGGGCTCGCTCATACTTGAGGGTACATTGGCCGCTTGAAATGCCTTTCTCTCTGCGCGATGCGTTCGGCGCGAACGGACACGTCAGCACGGTAACGGGCGGCGCGGCGGTCATCGGGCGCGAATGCGGGCTCAGGACCCGTCCAGCGTTCCCCGGATGTCGATCCCGTAGATGCGCTCGGGCGTCGTGACGTGGGCGCGTTCGACGGCCCCGTCGTACCCCTCCGACAGGAGCCAGCGGACGCGTCGAGGGACGGTTTTCGGGCCGAGCACCGCGCCCGGACGGTCCGGGTCGTCGACGAAGTCGGTCTCCATGAGGAACGGGGCGTCGGACTCGGCGGCGACCTCCAAGCGCTCTTTCTCGCTCATCACGCTCGGCGTCGGCCCGGCGAGGCGACCGGTGGCGTAGTGCTTGACGACGCGTTCCCGGTCCAGTCCAGCGTCCACGGCCCACTCGGCGACCTCGGTGAGGTCCTCGCTTGCTTCGGTGTGGAGCTGGACGGCACAGTCGACCGCCGCGCCGCGCTCGAACGCCGTCCGCATCACCTCGTTCGACGCGTCCCACACCGCGTCGGACACGTCGTAGTGCGGCCGGCCGGACTTTATCGCGACCGCCGGGCCGTCGGCGACGTACTCGGACGCCACCTCGACGCCCGCCGCCATCAGGTCCCGCGCGTCCGCGGGGCTCATCCCGCGGTCGTCGACCAGCCGCGAGATCAGCCCCGGATGGACGCCCAGCACGGGCCACGCTTTCCCGTCCAGCACCGCGCTGGCGCGTTCGACGGTCGCGATGGTCCGGTCGAAGACGGGGCGGAAGTCCTCGCCGACCTTCGGTTCGACGCCGAGATGCCAGGACGGCTTGTTCACGACGAGCAGGTGGGTCCCGCCGCTCCGGGCGAACTCCTCGACGGCCTCGATCCCGCGCCCGTTGTCGGGGTCGAGATGGAGGTGGTTGTCCAGTACGGGGGTGTCGAGATCGGTCATCGGTTCCGCGTCCGTACTCCAGCGAGGAAAATCCCGGCGGTCGGCCGCGGCGTGAACCTGTTCCGGCGGTGCGGGCGTCGTCGCCACTCCGACCTGCCGACGGGTTACCCGTTCAGCAGGACGGTCTCGTCGGCGGCGTTGCCGAGCGCGTCGGAGTTGCCGTGTTCGCCGGGCGCGATGGCGATCGTACGGACCCCGTTGCGGCCTGCGGTCTCGACCACCGGTTTGAAGTCGGTGTCTCGGGAGGCGACGGCCAGCGTGTCGACGCCCCCGTCGACGACGGCGGCGGCCGCGTCGACCGCGAGTTTCACGTCCACGTCGCCGCTGGTGACCACGACCTCGTACCCGCGTGCCTCGGCGGCCTGGATGAGCCCCGGGGTCGCGTGTTCGTCGACGTACAGCCGGGTGATCGCCAGGTCGCCGACCGCCTCCGCGGCCTCGCGGACGTCGTCCAGGTCCACGTCGAACTCGTCGCGCAGGACGTTCGGGCCGTCGACGAACAGGCCGACCCGGGTCCGCCCGCCGTTGCACAGCACCCGCCGCACCAGTCCGGTCATGCGCCCCCGTTGACCGCTGACGACGATAGGCGTGGCGGTCGGCGGCCGTCGCGTGCTTGGCCGATGCAAGGACGGGGAGACGACGTGTTCCACCGAATTACGCTCGTTACTACAACCGTTGTGTCGTTTATTCGATTGTCAGACACGCCGCAACCGTGCGGATATTTCGACACGCCGCCCTAATTTTTACTCTGTCAACAATTTTGTACACGATACAGTAAAGTTTAAATTATGGGTTGGTACTACTTGTCACCTGCCATGTCAGATGATGGCACTCACTCATGGTCACGACGTACCTTCATCAAAGCAACCGGAGTCGCCGGCGCGGTCGGCGCGTTCGGCGGCGTCACGGCGGCGACACCGGGACGGGAACCCGGTCCGAAGAAAGACGAGATCCTCGTCGGCGTGTCGGCGAGCGCCGACGACCTGGAGGGGACCGTTCGTAGCGCCGTCCCGGGGAACGCCCGGGTCGTCCACAAGAACGAGAAACTCCGGTACGTGGCTGTCAAGTTCCCGAGTCAGGCGGCCGACGTGGCGCGCCAGAACTTCATCGAGGCAGTGACGAAGAAAGACGAGGTGAAGTACGCCGAGCCGAACGTAACGCTTCAGGCGTTTTACACCCCTAACGACCCGCAGTTCGGGAGCCAGTACGCGCCCCAGCAGGTCAACGCGCCGGGCGCGTGGGACACCACGCTCGGCGATTCGGGCGTGACGATCTCCGTGGTCGACCAGGGGATCCAGTACGACCACCCGAACCTGCAGGGGAACATGGACGGGAGCGTCTCGAACTACGGCCGGGACTTCCCGGACAACGACGGCGACCCCTACCCGGCCAACGCCGAGGAGAACCACGGCACACACGTCGGCGGCATCGCCGCCGGCGGCACGGATAACGGCACGGGCCACGCCGGCATCAGCAACTGCTCGATGCTGTCCGCCCGTGCGCTGGACGAGACCGGCGGCGGGTCGCTGTCGGACATCGCGGACGCGATCACCTGGTCGGCCGATCAGGGGGCCGACGTGATCAACCTCTCGCTGGGCGGCGGCGGCTACACGGACACGATGAAAAACGCCGTCTCCTACGCCTTCGACAACGGCTCGCTGCCGGTCGCCGCGGCCGGTAACGACTACGGGAGCCCCGTCTCCTATCCGGCGGCCTACGACGAGTGTCTGGCCGTCTCCGCGCTCGACTCCAGCGAGTCGCTGGCCAGTTACTCCAACAAGGGGTCGAAGATCGAACTCGCCGCACCCGGGTCGAACGTGCTGTCGACGGTTCCGTTCGGCGAGTACAGCGAGCTCTCGGGCACGTCGATGGCGTCGCCGGTCGTCGCCGGCGTGGCCGGGCTCGCCCTCTCCGAGTACGACCTCACGCCCGCCGACCTGCGCAACCACCTCAAGAGCACCGCGGTCGACATCGGTCTCCCCGCCGAAGAGCAGGGGAGCGGCCGCGTCGACGCCGACAACGCCGTCAACACACAGCCCGGTGATGGCGGCGACGGCGGCGACGGCGGCGACGGCGGTGATGGTGGCGACGGCGGCGATTCGACCACCGCCTCCGTCTCCGACACGCTGTCCGGCTACTGGGACTCGGCCTGCTGGACGTACGGCTGGGAGTTCTCGTCGACGAGTCAGATCGTCGTCGAACTCGACGGCCCGGCCGGCTCCGACTTCGACCTCTACGCGAACACCGGCAGTTCGAGCTGTCCGTCCACGAGCGACTACGACTACCGCTCGTGGTCGCCCGACAGCCAGGAGTCGATCACCATCGACAACCCCGACACGTCGACGGACCTGCAGATCCTCGTCGACTCCTACAGCGGGAGCGGGGATTACACGCTGACGATCACCGAGAAGAGCTAACGGATCCGTCGATCACTCGACGGCTCCGGATGCGCGGTCGAGGCACCCTGAACCCAACGCGCCGTCTCCTTTTTGCGTCCCGACCCGATCACCGTCGCGGATACGAAAACATTACTTGCCGGCGGTCGACGGTGCGTGTATGCCCCGACGGAGGCCGCCGCTGTACGCGGTCCACGACGAGCGCGGCGCGTCGTTCACCGACTTCGGCGGCTGGGAGATGCCCGTCGAGTTCGACTCCATCAGGACCGAACACGAGGCCGTCCGCGAGGCGTCGGGCGTCTTCGACGTCTCGCACATGGGCGAGGTGACGGTGTCCGGTCCGGACGCGACGGAGCTGACCCAGCGGCTGGTCACCAACGACGTGAGCGCGCTCGGCCCGGGCGACTCCCAGTACGCGGCGATCACCGACGAGGACGGCGCGATGCTCGACGACACCGTCGTCTACCGGCTCCCCGACGACGGGGGGCGGCTCGCGGCCCTCGGGGACGACCCGACG
This sequence is a window from Halostella salina. Protein-coding genes within it:
- a CDS encoding TatD family hydrolase, whose amino-acid sequence is MTDLDTPVLDNHLHLDPDNGRGIEAVEEFARSGGTHLLVVNKPSWHLGVEPKVGEDFRPVFDRTIATVERASAVLDGKAWPVLGVHPGLISRLVDDRGMSPADARDLMAAGVEVASEYVADGPAVAIKSGRPHYDVSDAVWDASNEVMRTAFERGAAVDCAVQLHTEASEDLTEVAEWAVDAGLDRERVVKHYATGRLAGPTPSVMSEKERLEVAAESDAPFLMETDFVDDPDRPGAVLGPKTVPRRVRWLLSEGYDGAVERAHVTTPERIYGIDIRGTLDGS
- a CDS encoding NYN domain-containing protein, with amino-acid sequence MTGLVRRVLCNGGRTRVGLFVDGPNVLRDEFDVDLDDVREAAEAVGDLAITRLYVDEHATPGLIQAAEARGYEVVVTSGDVDVKLAVDAAAAVVDGGVDTLAVASRDTDFKPVVETAGRNGVRTIAIAPGEHGNSDALGNAADETVLLNG
- a CDS encoding DUF2150 family protein, whose protein sequence is MSEPPQEFYSEDRWNNWVDRIRDEDIDPEDEDSARLLLNLQDDAAIAVAKVVSAYDEGQLDQEEALEEIADIRDIVLSEVEFEDEEKLMLIDGVQTSLVCVFYAAEEFVADGPADEASVEEYVRAAADAEAEENVDAALGYVAQAGTLIIDGQELDISLAEEVDYGLVTEWVNGLDSLQSAMSDPEVVEEDED
- a CDS encoding CARDB domain-containing protein, giving the protein MQFGGDERAAAIQVGATLLFGMIIVSMAMYQATVVPDQNAQVEYNHNQEVQSQMQELRNAIVSVPGGGNGGSVTVDLGTRFPSRTLFVNPPAPSGSLRTVDTTNASINIAVDNAAASGETNDYWNGDERTFNTGAIVYEPQYSEYQSAPTTVYEQSVLYNRFDGANVSLSDQRIVDGRQINLVALNGSLSKSSAGSASVSVRPVSTSRNAVAVEGDGGPINITIPTRLDNETWTDALESEYSSNGGNIVGQYYEPISDENYALLSIELKESTTYNLRMAKVGVGDGVTEEADNLYLTDVGGTSLNVEADGTEAITVEVRDRFNNPVSGEDVTLSASDGGTFAGTGTSTTTNASDSDGRVTVTYEAPDDGTESDTVTAEIGTAVGDGSPRETVAFSVNVETGSGGGGGSDGGGGSNGAFFEVTGLDAQKDPIKAGEQLKVDAEITNTGDAGDTQTVKLGFDGANDLDRGEVTLAAGETKTVRLRTDNTDRPPGDYGYTVTTENDDWSRQVTVEDASGPYFATTITGTNEPVTEGDRLTVDVKVENVGGTADTQSVSLDFGDDTNVDSESVTLDPGASSTLTLEYSTGLGDAGSKDVRVGSVNSSDASAVTVERARADFSVAIDGTNSPVGVGETLEVTAEITNDGDGPGRQKIGLDFDDDGTREAEKFVTLAAGETKTTTLRYDTTSDSTGDYSVRVESDNDSSTRTVTLQEPPDFRINGASFSSPITEGDLFGATVEIENEGGKGTRTVGMSVGSVGSDSTELTLAAGETRSVPLQVLTEAGDAGDYDVTFSTDGRTRTEGLTIQSNPYFTVAIQEVQTPSGSDTITETETIEVSVEVVNTGDTAGTETVSLDFAGRNDVDSTQVSLNGGGNSQTVTLSYETQKGDNGSSVPVTVASENESDSQNVEILALGQVAGTVTDADSDDPVQGVSVELVDGDGNVVETATTDANGQYGFGVPRGDYTVRFNGGPAGYNSTQTDVTVNDGLTEQINPALSPYTVTIAKNGGGQINTEFEVERNDGSSVDVDVYVQGNARSVTIDGQGYRLTSDARNRINNDELVDVFDEANYEDASLGEFNQYNGAIGSNANVRITYSAKDNLRIEVREKQTE
- a CDS encoding S8 family serine peptidase translates to MSDDGTHSWSRRTFIKATGVAGAVGAFGGVTAATPGREPGPKKDEILVGVSASADDLEGTVRSAVPGNARVVHKNEKLRYVAVKFPSQAADVARQNFIEAVTKKDEVKYAEPNVTLQAFYTPNDPQFGSQYAPQQVNAPGAWDTTLGDSGVTISVVDQGIQYDHPNLQGNMDGSVSNYGRDFPDNDGDPYPANAEENHGTHVGGIAAGGTDNGTGHAGISNCSMLSARALDETGGGSLSDIADAITWSADQGADVINLSLGGGGYTDTMKNAVSYAFDNGSLPVAAAGNDYGSPVSYPAAYDECLAVSALDSSESLASYSNKGSKIELAAPGSNVLSTVPFGEYSELSGTSMASPVVAGVAGLALSEYDLTPADLRNHLKSTAVDIGLPAEEQGSGRVDADNAVNTQPGDGGDGGDGGDGGDGGDGGDSTTASVSDTLSGYWDSACWTYGWEFSSTSQIVVELDGPAGSDFDLYANTGSSSCPSTSDYDYRSWSPDSQESITIDNPDTSTDLQILVDSYSGSGDYTLTITEKS